A genomic window from Methanobrevibacter sp. TLL-48-HuF1 includes:
- a CDS encoding ribosome assembly factor SBDS, whose protein sequence is MVNVDDAIIAKYEYCGEHFEILVDPDLAAEFRNPDGKDVAIEDLLAVEEIFKDSKKGDKASEEAMLKIFETTDPIEVSKVILEKGHVQLTAEQKRQMQADKRRLVINKISREAINPQSGLPHPAQRIENAVNEAKVKFDPFISVDQQVQTALKAIKPLIPIRFEKVKVAVRLPGSSAGGAYSAIHHFGEILNEEWQQDGSWIGIVEMPGGLQDDFAAKMAEISSGEAETKTIK, encoded by the coding sequence ATTGTGGGGAACATTTTGAAATATTAGTGGATCCGGATTTAGCAGCGGAATTTAGAAATCCTGATGGGAAGGATGTAGCTATTGAAGACCTTCTAGCTGTTGAAGAAATTTTTAAGGATTCTAAAAAAGGAGATAAAGCTTCTGAAGAAGCTATGCTTAAAATATTTGAAACTACAGATCCGATTGAAGTTTCTAAAGTTATACTTGAAAAAGGACATGTTCAATTAACTGCTGAACAAAAAAGACAAATGCAGGCTGATAAAAGAAGACTTGTTATTAATAAAATCTCTAGGGAAGCTATTAATCCTCAATCAGGTCTTCCTCACCCTGCACAAAGGATTGAAAATGCTGTTAATGAAGCTAAAGTTAAATTTGATCCTTTCATATCAGTTGATCAACAGGTACAAACAGCCCTAAAAGCTATTAAACCACTTATTCCAATCAGGTTTGAAAAAGTTAAAGTAGCTGTTCGACTTCCAGGTTCTTCAGCAGGAGGAGCATACTCTGCAATTCATCATTTTGGTGAAATTCTTAATGAGGAATGGCAACAGGATGGTTCCTGGATTGGTATTGTTGAGATGCCTGGTGGCCTTCAAGATGATTTCGCCGCTAAAATGGCTGAAATTTCAAGTGGTGAAGCAGAAACAAAAACTATCAAATAA
- the rrp4 gene encoding exosome complex RNA-binding protein Rrp4 → MIYVENKDLVIPGEVLTDDEYYSGRGTFKEDGKICSSLMGLVSLRNKKIRVIPLKSKYVPKKGDVVIGKIKDVRFSMWDVDINSPYSGILPAFEVFGREKKELNKVFDVGDVLFLRVVDVDEVKKVKLGLKGRGMGKFRGGIIVDITPTKVPRLIGKKGSMINMIKDKTNCKIIVGQNGLVWVKGDEDMEQLTKEIIHMIEAEAHTSGLTNKVKNKLYLAIDGELPQEDDYSDDYEELEKPKLQNFKEELEQEEKEEQSKKDSTDFYKVIEELKKKNKKDKHLSYGNNSGNSYILNNR, encoded by the coding sequence ATGATATATGTGGAAAATAAAGATTTAGTTATTCCTGGTGAAGTATTGACAGATGATGAATACTACTCAGGAAGAGGTACCTTTAAAGAGGATGGTAAAATTTGTTCTTCTTTAATGGGACTAGTTTCTTTAAGGAATAAAAAAATTAGAGTTATTCCTCTTAAAAGTAAATATGTTCCTAAAAAAGGAGATGTAGTTATTGGTAAAATTAAAGATGTCAGGTTCTCTATGTGGGATGTAGATATCAATTCACCATATTCCGGAATTTTACCTGCTTTTGAAGTGTTTGGAAGAGAGAAAAAAGAACTCAATAAAGTATTTGATGTTGGGGATGTTCTATTTTTAAGAGTTGTTGATGTTGACGAAGTTAAAAAAGTCAAACTTGGATTAAAAGGTAGGGGAATGGGTAAATTCAGAGGAGGAATAATTGTAGATATTACTCCAACTAAAGTTCCTAGACTGATTGGTAAAAAAGGTTCTATGATCAACATGATTAAGGATAAAACCAATTGTAAAATAATTGTTGGTCAAAATGGCCTTGTTTGGGTCAAAGGTGATGAAGATATGGAACAGCTTACTAAAGAAATTATCCATATGATTGAAGCCGAGGCTCATACTTCCGGTTTAACAAATAAAGTTAAAAATAAACTATATTTAGCTATTGATGGTGAATTGCCACAGGAAGACGATTATAGTGATGATTATGAAGAATTGGAAAAACCTAAACTTCAAAATTTCAAAGAAGAATTAGAACAGGAAGAAAAAGAGGAACAATCAAAAAAAGACAGTACTGATTTTTATAAAGTAATTGAAGAATTAAAAAAGAAAAATAAAAAGGATAAACATTTATCCTACGGCAATAATTCTGGCAATTCTTATATATTAAATAACAGATAA
- the rrp41 gene encoding exosome complex exonuclease Rrp41: MMSEMIREDGRKYNELRPIKIEAGVLERADGSAYLEVGGNKILVAVYGPRESYIRRLLEPNTGVIRCRYNMAPFSVDDRKRPGPDRRSSEISKITADALRPALMLENYPRSMVDIYIEVIEAEGGTRCAGITAASVALVDAGIPMKDIVVGCAAGKVNDEVVLDLSEVEDKEGQADVPIAMMPRTGEITLLQSDGDLSQEEFEKAIDLAMEGCRKVNEIQKEALMKKYSAEMSD; the protein is encoded by the coding sequence ATGATGTCTGAAATGATAAGAGAGGATGGCAGAAAGTATAATGAATTACGTCCTATAAAAATTGAAGCAGGTGTTCTTGAACGTGCAGACGGATCTGCTTATTTGGAAGTTGGCGGAAATAAAATTTTAGTAGCAGTGTACGGACCTAGAGAATCATATATCAGAAGATTGCTTGAACCAAATACGGGTGTAATAAGATGCAGGTATAATATGGCTCCTTTTTCTGTTGATGATAGGAAAAGACCTGGACCAGACAGAAGATCTTCTGAAATTTCCAAAATTACTGCTGATGCATTAAGACCAGCTTTAATGCTGGAAAATTATCCTAGGTCTATGGTGGATATTTACATTGAAGTAATTGAAGCTGAAGGAGGAACACGTTGTGCTGGAATTACTGCAGCTTCTGTTGCACTTGTTGATGCCGGAATTCCTATGAAAGATATTGTTGTAGGATGTGCTGCAGGTAAAGTAAATGATGAAGTTGTTCTGGATTTATCTGAAGTTGAAGATAAGGAAGGACAGGCTGATGTTCCTATAGCTATGATGCCAAGAACTGGTGAAATTACTTTATTACAAAGTGATGGTGATTTATCTCAAGAGGAATTTGAAAAAGCAATTGATTTAGCTATGGAAGGATGCAGGAAAGTAAATGAAATCCAAAAAGAAGCTTTAATGAAAAAATATTCTGCTGAGATGAGTGATTAA